A window of Nitrospirota bacterium genomic DNA:
CACCATCATCGAGAGCAGCAGGTGCAGGATCGCATGGTCGGGGACGCGCGATTGGATGAAGACCGTGGCGCGCTGCGGATCGATGCCGGCGGCGAGCCAGTCGATGAGCAGCTCGCGCGAGAATTCCTTGATGCGGCTGGTGTCGGCATAGTTGGTGGAGAGGGCGTGCCAGTCGGCGACGAAAAAGAAGCAGTCGTACTGTTCCTGCAGCGCCTTCCAGTTTTCCAACGCGCCGAGCCAGTTGCCCAGGTGGAGGAGCCCGCTGGGCTGCATGCCGCTCAATACTCGTTTTTTTGCGTGGTGGGTCGTCATCATGCTCCTGTTATTCGAGCTGGATCAGTTTGCCCTGTTTGACCTGAATGAGAAAAATCCGCCGCTCCAGTGTGCCGCCGGGACCGAAGGACGCCAGCCCGCCCAGCGAGGGCAGGTCCTGGCCTTTTAAGAGCTGCTCGCGCAGGCCTTTCCCGTTCGTGGCGCCCCTGCGAATGGCCTCCAGGGCCAGCCGCGCCGCGTCGTAGGCCTGGGCGGCGAACAGGGTCGGATTGTTCTGGTACTTCCGCCGGTACTGCTCCACGAAGTCACGCATCGCCTGGTCCTGGCTCTCTTGAAACCAGCCGTCCACGAAGACGCTGCCGTCGATCGAGCGGTCCGCCAGGCGCAGCAAGTCCGGCGTATTCCAGGCATTGCTGCCCAAC
This region includes:
- a CDS encoding tryptophan--tRNA ligase (catalyzes a two-step reaction, first charging a tryptophan molecule by linking its carboxyl group to the alpha-phosphate of ATP, followed by transfer of the aminoacyl-adenylate to its tRNA), whose protein sequence is MTTHHAKKRVLSGMQPSGLLHLGNWLGALENWKALQEQYDCFFFVADWHALSTNYADTSRIKEFSRELLIDWLAAGIDPQRATVFIQSRVPDHAILHLLLSMMV